A single Tenacibaculum sp. Bg11-29 DNA region contains:
- the rfbA gene encoding glucose-1-phosphate thymidylyltransferase RfbA yields the protein MKGIILAGGSGTRLYPITKGVSKQLLPVYDKPMIYYPLSVLMLAGIREILIISTPEDLPNFEKLLGNGEDLGIKLSYKVQPSPDGLAQAFIIGDKFIGEDDVCLVLGDNIFYGDGLTKMLQNARFNVEKEKKATVFGYYVKDPERYGVAEFDNEGNVTSIEEKPNNPKSNYAVVGLYFYPNDVVQIAKEVKPSHRGELEITSVNQAYLNQDNLKVELMGRGYAWLDTGTHDSLMEAGQFIETIEKRQGLKVACLEEISYYMKYIDADQVKKLAKPLNKNAYGKYLLNLIKE from the coding sequence ATGAAGGGAATCATATTAGCAGGAGGAAGTGGAACACGGTTGTATCCAATAACAAAAGGAGTATCAAAACAGTTGTTACCAGTATATGACAAGCCAATGATTTATTATCCACTATCAGTCTTAATGTTGGCCGGCATACGAGAAATTTTAATTATCTCAACACCAGAAGACCTACCTAATTTTGAAAAACTATTAGGAAACGGTGAAGATTTAGGAATCAAACTAAGTTATAAAGTACAACCAAGCCCTGATGGATTAGCTCAAGCATTTATCATTGGTGATAAATTTATAGGAGAAGATGATGTTTGTTTAGTTCTTGGTGATAATATTTTTTATGGGGATGGGCTAACTAAAATGCTTCAAAATGCACGCTTTAACGTTGAAAAAGAAAAGAAAGCAACTGTTTTTGGGTATTATGTAAAAGACCCTGAAAGATATGGAGTTGCTGAATTTGACAATGAAGGAAATGTGACTTCTATAGAAGAAAAGCCAAATAATCCTAAATCAAATTATGCAGTAGTAGGGCTTTATTTTTACCCCAATGATGTAGTGCAAATAGCAAAAGAAGTTAAACCTTCTCATAGAGGAGAATTAGAAATAACATCAGTAAACCAAGCTTATTTAAATCAGGATAACTTAAAAGTAGAGCTAATGGGAAGAGGTTACGCTTGGTTAGATACAGGTACGCATGATTCTCTTATGGAAGCTGGGCAATTCATAGAAACAATAGAGAAGCGTCAAGGGTTAAAAGTTGCTTGTTTGGAAGAGATTTCTTACTATATGAAATATATAGATGCAGATCAAGTAAAAAAATTAGCAAAACCATTGAATAAAAATGCGTACGGTAAATATTTATTGAACCTTATTAAAGAATGA
- the rfbB gene encoding dTDP-glucose 4,6-dehydratase — protein MKNILITGGAGFIGSHVVRLFVNKYPNYNIINLDKLTYAGNLENLNDIKDKSNYRFVKEDICNYEKMERLFVDFNIDGVIHLAAESHVDRSIKDPFSFAKTNIMGTLSLLQAAKNKWKEDFKDKLFYHVSTDEVYGSLGEEGFFTENTSYDPHSPYSASKASSDHFVRSFQDTYGFPTVISNCSNNYGSFQFPEKLIPLFINNICKNKALPVYGKGDNVRDWLFVNDHARAIDEIFHNGKLGDTYNIGGFNEWRNIDLIKVLISTVDRLLGRPEGTSEKLITYVTDRAGHDQRYAIDSSKLKNELGWEPSLQFEEGIEKTVKWYLENQEWIDNITSGDYQTYYDEMYN, from the coding sequence ATGAAAAATATATTAATTACTGGAGGAGCTGGTTTTATAGGCTCTCATGTCGTAAGATTATTTGTGAATAAATATCCTAATTATAATATTATTAACTTAGATAAGTTAACCTATGCTGGTAATTTAGAGAATTTAAATGATATAAAAGATAAATCTAATTACAGATTTGTTAAAGAAGATATCTGTAATTATGAGAAAATGGAAAGATTATTTGTTGATTTTAATATTGATGGGGTCATTCATTTAGCTGCAGAATCTCATGTTGATAGATCTATTAAAGACCCTTTTTCATTTGCAAAAACAAATATAATGGGAACTTTAAGTTTATTACAAGCAGCAAAAAACAAATGGAAAGAAGATTTTAAAGACAAACTTTTTTATCACGTTTCAACAGATGAAGTATATGGAAGTTTAGGAGAAGAAGGTTTCTTTACAGAAAATACTTCTTACGATCCTCATTCTCCATATTCAGCATCTAAAGCTTCCTCAGATCATTTTGTAAGATCTTTTCAGGATACATATGGTTTTCCTACTGTAATTTCTAATTGTTCTAATAATTACGGATCCTTTCAGTTTCCTGAAAAACTAATCCCTTTATTTATAAATAATATATGTAAAAATAAAGCTTTACCAGTATATGGAAAGGGGGATAATGTAAGAGATTGGTTATTTGTAAACGATCATGCAAGAGCCATTGATGAAATATTTCATAATGGTAAATTAGGAGATACTTACAATATAGGAGGGTTCAATGAATGGAGAAATATTGATTTAATCAAGGTTTTAATAAGTACAGTTGATAGGTTACTTGGAAGACCAGAAGGTACTTCAGAAAAATTAATTACATATGTAACTGATAGGGCTGGTCATGATCAAAGATATGCTATAGATTCATCTAAGTTAAAGAATGAGCTAGGCTGGGAACCTTCATTACAGTTTGAAGAAGGAATAGAAAAAACAGTAAAATGGTATTTAGAAAATCAAGAATGGATTGATAACATAACTAGTGGTGATTATCAAACATATTATGATGAAATGTACAACTAA
- a CDS encoding glycosyltransferase family 2 protein has translation MDKPLISIVIPFYNNETTLLDAIKSVFNQSYQNWELILLDDGSVDKSLKIAKSIIDPRVRVVSDGVNKGLVFRLNQAPTIAKGSYIARMDADDLMHPERISKQMNVFLSDNLVDLVDTGTYSISEKGEPEGKRGIVPIKYNPKEILGKAMLLHASVVGKKEWYLKNKYDASYVRGEDCELWIRTYKFSKFKRVKEPLYIVREGKINIANYIRAIKTIRKIIYTYGGGILSKNELKKEIIKTYFKAFIYRLFGMFNLQGSLTKRRNEELDLKEKNKLKGIIENIKSINLPM, from the coding sequence ATGGACAAACCATTAATAAGCATTGTTATTCCATTTTATAATAATGAAACAACACTCTTAGATGCTATAAAATCCGTATTTAATCAATCATATCAAAATTGGGAATTAATACTTCTTGATGATGGATCAGTAGATAAAAGCTTGAAAATAGCTAAAAGTATAATAGACCCGAGAGTAAGAGTTGTAAGTGACGGAGTTAATAAAGGCTTAGTGTTTAGATTGAATCAAGCACCTACTATTGCTAAAGGAAGTTATATCGCAAGAATGGATGCGGATGATTTAATGCATCCAGAACGAATTTCAAAGCAGATGAATGTTTTCTTATCTGATAATCTAGTAGATCTAGTAGATACAGGTACTTATTCAATAAGTGAAAAAGGAGAACCAGAAGGTAAAAGAGGAATTGTTCCTATAAAATATAATCCAAAAGAGATATTAGGAAAGGCGATGCTTTTACACGCAAGTGTAGTTGGGAAAAAGGAGTGGTATCTTAAAAATAAATATGATGCTAGTTATGTTAGAGGAGAAGATTGTGAACTTTGGATTAGGACTTATAAATTTTCGAAATTTAAACGTGTTAAAGAACCTTTATACATTGTTAGAGAGGGAAAGATAAATATAGCTAATTATATTAGAGCAATAAAAACTATACGAAAAATAATATACACTTATGGAGGTGGTATTTTATCAAAGAATGAATTAAAAAAAGAAATTATTAAAACGTACTTTAAAGCTTTTATTTATAGACTCTTTGGGATGTTTAATTTACAAGGGAGTTTGACCAAAAGGAGAAACGAAGAATTAGATTTAAAAGAGAAAAATAAGTTAAAAGGAATTATTGAAAACATAAAAAGTATAAATCTACCAATGTGA
- a CDS encoding UDP-GlcNAc--UDP-phosphate GlcNAc-1-phosphate transferase: MIEYFIVLISLIFLSIIYFRLANKFNIIDKPNHRSSHTMQTVRGGGVLFFLAVLIYFFLSDFQYPFFVIGISLIAIVSFIDDIVTLSSTIRLPFQFISIGFCLIQIGFTASDFLLFIPFLIIGVGFINIYNFMDGINGITGLYSIVILLGLFFINLNEHIIDHNLIIYVILSLLVFGFYNFRKKARMFAGDIGSISISVLIFFIGVCFMKELKSPILLLFVLIYGVDAILTLGYRKSIGENVMEPHRKHIYQKLIHIMKLSHLKVAVLYASTQVLICIIIYFGYTLSVVNQLIIMLFCISVFILVYLILFKMIERRKLLSV; the protein is encoded by the coding sequence ATGATTGAGTATTTCATAGTATTAATTAGTTTAATCTTTCTGTCTATAATTTATTTTAGATTAGCTAATAAATTTAATATAATAGATAAACCAAATCATAGGAGTTCGCATACGATGCAAACAGTAAGAGGTGGAGGTGTTTTATTTTTTTTAGCAGTATTAATCTATTTTTTTTTATCAGACTTTCAGTACCCTTTTTTCGTAATTGGAATCTCTTTAATTGCTATTGTTAGTTTTATTGATGATATCGTAACTTTAAGCTCTACTATAAGACTACCTTTTCAATTTATATCGATAGGATTTTGTTTGATTCAAATTGGGTTTACTGCAAGTGATTTTCTATTATTTATACCTTTCTTAATTATAGGAGTGGGCTTCATAAATATCTATAATTTTATGGATGGAATTAACGGTATAACAGGTTTATATAGTATTGTTATTTTATTGGGGTTATTTTTTATTAACTTAAATGAACATATAATTGATCATAATTTAATAATCTATGTGATATTGTCATTACTAGTTTTTGGTTTTTATAATTTTAGGAAAAAGGCAAGGATGTTTGCTGGAGATATAGGAAGTATTTCTATATCTGTATTAATTTTTTTTATAGGTGTTTGTTTTATGAAAGAATTAAAATCACCAATATTGTTATTATTTGTTTTAATTTATGGTGTAGATGCGATTTTAACATTAGGTTATAGGAAGTCTATAGGAGAAAATGTGATGGAACCACACAGAAAACATATTTATCAAAAGTTGATACATATAATGAAATTATCGCACCTAAAAGTAGCTGTTCTTTACGCATCTACTCAAGTTCTCATCTGTATAATTATATATTTTGGGTATACATTAAGTGTTGTTAATCAATTAATAATTATGCTTTTTTGTATTTCAGTTTTTATATTAGTTTACCTTATCTTGTTTAAGATGATTGAAAGAAGAAAGCTTTTATCAGTATAA
- a CDS encoding glycosyltransferase family 2 protein: protein MSVFSYKFSIIIPTYNRAEELKECLISLENQTYKNFEVLICDDGSNDDSREIAKEFEDTLNVQYFWNENWGGPARPRNIGLDSAKGEWICFLDSDDWYTKDRLETILKLDLDKIDFIYHDLNIFKKGAVNSKMTSRDLKRNDPYHDMLFNLNAIPTSSTCIRSKCFKGNVRFKEQKEIIGVEDFQLWLILAEKRVRFHYLQVALGFYRLGDDNITCHDERQINRFKSLYQYFIDKEKRKVDKDKIEAALNYQIGNILIRKGDLSQGYSFLIKSLFKGTIPIKLRSINIILLGFRKYLKL from the coding sequence ATGTCAGTATTTTCATATAAATTTTCAATTATTATACCGACTTATAATAGAGCTGAAGAATTAAAAGAATGCTTGATCTCATTAGAAAATCAGACTTACAAAAATTTTGAAGTACTGATTTGTGATGATGGGAGTAATGATGACTCTCGAGAAATAGCTAAAGAGTTTGAAGATACATTAAATGTTCAGTATTTTTGGAATGAAAATTGGGGAGGTCCAGCCCGTCCTAGAAATATAGGGCTAGATTCTGCTAAAGGTGAATGGATTTGCTTTTTAGATTCTGATGATTGGTATACTAAGGATAGATTAGAAACAATATTAAAGTTAGATTTAGATAAAATAGATTTTATATATCATGATTTGAATATTTTTAAAAAAGGAGCGGTTAATAGTAAAATGACTTCTCGAGATTTAAAAAGAAATGATCCTTATCATGATATGTTATTTAATTTAAATGCTATCCCAACTTCTTCAACCTGTATAAGAAGTAAATGTTTTAAAGGTAATGTAAGATTTAAAGAACAAAAAGAAATTATTGGAGTTGAAGATTTTCAATTATGGCTAATATTAGCTGAAAAAAGAGTAAGGTTCCATTATTTACAAGTTGCTTTAGGGTTTTATAGATTAGGTGATGATAATATAACTTGCCATGATGAAAGACAAATAAATAGATTTAAAAGTTTATATCAATATTTTATAGACAAAGAGAAGCGTAAAGTTGATAAAGATAAAATAGAAGCTGCTTTGAATTATCAGATAGGAAATATCTTGATTAGAAAGGGAGATTTGTCTCAAGGATATTCTTTTTTAATTAAATCTTTATTTAAAGGAACTATACCAATAAAATTGAGGTCGATTAATATCATCCTGTTAGGATTTAGAAAATATTTAAAATTATAA
- a CDS encoding UDP-glucose/GDP-mannose dehydrogenase family protein, with protein sequence MKITIVGTGYVGLVTGTCFAAMGTNVTCVDIDEDKINNLKNGIMPIFEPGLEELVHKNVKDKRLSFSTSLKESLKDTPVIFSAVGTPPDDDGSADLKYVLDVAKTVGKYVTEYFVLVTKSTVPVGTAIKVKEVIKEELDKRGLNSMNFDVVSNPEFLKEGAAIKDFLNPDRVVIGVDSNEARKMMEKLYKPFTLNDFPIIFMDVASAEMTKYAANGMLATRISFMNEIANLCEIVGADVDMVRKGIGSDTRIGSKFLYAGTGYGGSCFPKDVKALAQTGKENGYKMTLIEAVEEVNENQKQIVFEKLKKEFKGDVKGKIIGLWGLAFKPGTDDMREAPSLIVIQQLLDAGATIKVFDPIAIEETKRRIGEEVVYCENIYEAALNADAVVLMTEWKEFRLPSWDVIKKTMKGNIIVDGRNIYNSEEIQSHGFKYLCIGKK encoded by the coding sequence ATGAAGATAACAATTGTAGGGACTGGATATGTAGGTTTGGTTACTGGAACTTGTTTTGCTGCAATGGGTACAAATGTTACCTGTGTAGATATTGATGAGGATAAAATCAATAATTTAAAAAATGGGATTATGCCTATTTTTGAGCCTGGGCTTGAAGAATTAGTACATAAAAATGTAAAAGATAAAAGGTTATCTTTTTCAACATCATTAAAAGAATCTCTAAAAGACACTCCCGTTATATTTAGTGCAGTTGGTACACCCCCTGATGATGATGGCTCTGCAGATTTAAAATATGTTTTAGATGTTGCAAAAACTGTAGGTAAATATGTTACAGAATATTTTGTTTTAGTAACTAAAAGTACGGTCCCAGTTGGAACAGCAATAAAAGTAAAGGAGGTAATTAAAGAGGAGTTAGATAAAAGAGGCCTAAACTCGATGAATTTTGATGTAGTTTCTAATCCAGAATTTTTAAAAGAAGGTGCAGCTATTAAAGATTTCTTAAACCCAGATAGAGTTGTTATTGGTGTAGATTCGAATGAAGCTCGTAAAATGATGGAGAAATTATATAAGCCATTTACACTAAATGATTTTCCGATTATTTTTATGGATGTTGCTTCAGCAGAAATGACTAAATATGCAGCTAATGGTATGTTAGCAACTAGAATTTCTTTCATGAATGAAATAGCAAATTTGTGCGAGATAGTAGGAGCTGATGTCGATATGGTTAGAAAAGGAATAGGGTCAGATACTAGAATAGGTAGTAAGTTTTTGTATGCAGGTACAGGTTATGGAGGTTCTTGTTTTCCGAAAGATGTGAAGGCATTAGCACAAACAGGTAAAGAGAATGGATATAAAATGACTCTTATTGAAGCTGTTGAAGAAGTAAATGAAAATCAAAAACAAATTGTCTTTGAGAAATTAAAAAAAGAATTTAAAGGAGACGTAAAAGGGAAAATTATAGGACTTTGGGGGTTGGCTTTTAAACCAGGAACTGATGATATGAGAGAAGCCCCTTCATTAATAGTTATCCAACAGTTATTAGATGCTGGAGCAACGATTAAGGTATTCGATCCTATTGCTATAGAAGAAACAAAACGTAGAATTGGAGAAGAAGTTGTTTATTGTGAAAATATTTACGAAGCTGCTCTTAATGCTGATGCTGTTGTGTTAATGACAGAATGGAAAGAATTTAGGTTGCCTTCTTGGGACGTTATAAAGAAAACAATGAAAGGAAATATTATAGTTGATGGACGAAATATATATAATTCAGAAGAGATTCAATCTCATGGATTTAAATATTTATGCATAGGGAAAAAATAA
- a CDS encoding NAD-dependent epimerase/dehydratase family protein produces the protein MKVTITGTSGFVGTNLLEYFDNSKFSVSSLSARYKPVQEFFLQGYALIHLAGKAHDLRNVSTPNDYYESNFELTKQLFDSFIKSDLSVFIFMSTVKACADEVKESLKEEDIPNPKTHYGLSKQKAEEYILNKKLPVNKRAYILRPCMIHGPNNKGNLNLLYKLVKKRIPWPLGNYPNQRSFLSIDNLMFCVNEFLSNDKISSGIYNLADDKTLSTNEIITLISNELGVETRIFKVPKFIISFVAKLGDIIRLPINNEKLQKLTSNYVVSNLKVKNSIKKILPVSSEEGMIKTINSFKKK, from the coding sequence ATGAAAGTAACAATAACAGGAACTTCAGGTTTTGTAGGTACTAATCTATTGGAATATTTTGATAATTCTAAATTTAGTGTGTCATCTTTAAGTGCTAGGTATAAGCCTGTTCAAGAGTTTTTTCTTCAGGGATATGCTCTGATTCATTTGGCAGGTAAAGCACATGATTTAAGAAATGTATCTACTCCAAATGATTATTATGAGTCTAATTTTGAGTTAACGAAGCAATTGTTTGATTCTTTCATAAAATCAGATCTAAGTGTTTTTATTTTTATGAGTACTGTTAAGGCTTGTGCAGACGAGGTTAAAGAAAGTTTAAAAGAAGAAGATATTCCAAACCCAAAAACACATTATGGATTGTCAAAGCAAAAAGCAGAAGAATATATTTTAAATAAAAAATTACCTGTTAATAAAAGAGCCTATATTTTAAGACCCTGTATGATTCATGGCCCTAATAATAAAGGGAATTTAAATTTATTATATAAACTTGTTAAAAAAAGAATTCCATGGCCCTTAGGGAATTATCCAAATCAAAGATCATTTCTAAGTATAGATAATTTAATGTTTTGTGTTAATGAATTTCTAAGTAATGATAAAATTTCTAGTGGAATATATAATTTAGCAGATGATAAAACGCTTTCTACAAATGAAATAATTACTTTAATTTCTAATGAATTAGGTGTCGAAACAAGAATATTTAAAGTTCCTAAATTTATTATTAGCTTTGTCGCTAAATTAGGAGATATAATACGGCTACCAATTAATAATGAAAAATTACAAAAACTAACGAGTAATTATGTAGTTAGTAATCTTAAAGTAAAGAACTCAATAAAAAAAATATTACCAGTTTCTTCAGAAGAAGGGATGATAAAAACAATAAATTCTTTTAAAAAGAAATAA
- a CDS encoding glycosyltransferase — protein MSSNENKVRLLRVVTQAEVVPWHLKNFIERSENDYELFVTGNNVSRFKKEYPYVTFIDNKILRKTSIFYDFKALIVLIFICIKVRPTIVHSIMPKSGFLTSIAGYITFCPIRIHTFTGQVWATKKGGIRKFYKSIDKLIFRLSTVCLTDSPSQSNFLYENGFHIDGKPIQNLGKGSLSGVDLKKFDINIIKDRNLLRSDLGIKNNDFVYLFLARKSIVKGIVELIESFAKITHFPNVKLLFIGPDESEGYLDELFEKHKKIESKIISLDIVENHEKYIAASDVLCLPSSSEGFGTIVIEAAALGIPCVGFDIVGLSDSIEHDYSGILVPFKDINKFSVEMTNLYQNSKKLNEMKLNARSRVLKYFSADVIYSLHDKFYKSLL, from the coding sequence ATGAGTAGTAATGAAAATAAAGTTAGATTACTTAGGGTTGTTACACAGGCAGAAGTTGTTCCATGGCATTTAAAAAATTTCATAGAAAGAAGCGAAAACGATTATGAATTATTTGTAACAGGGAATAACGTTAGCCGATTTAAGAAAGAATATCCTTACGTTACGTTTATTGATAATAAAATCCTAAGAAAAACATCAATTTTTTATGATTTTAAAGCATTAATTGTTTTAATTTTTATTTGTATAAAGGTCCGTCCTACAATTGTACATTCGATAATGCCTAAATCAGGGTTTTTAACCTCAATTGCTGGGTACATTACATTTTGTCCTATAAGAATTCATACTTTTACAGGGCAAGTTTGGGCAACAAAAAAAGGAGGTATTAGAAAATTTTATAAAAGTATTGATAAATTAATTTTTAGGTTATCAACTGTTTGTCTTACAGATAGTCCGTCACAATCTAATTTCTTGTATGAAAATGGGTTTCATATTGATGGAAAACCAATACAGAACCTTGGTAAGGGATCTCTTTCTGGGGTGGATTTAAAAAAATTTGATATCAATATAATAAAAGACAGGAATCTTTTAAGAAGTGATTTAGGGATAAAAAACAATGATTTTGTATACTTATTTTTAGCTAGAAAATCAATAGTTAAAGGAATAGTAGAATTAATTGAAAGTTTTGCTAAAATCACACATTTTCCTAATGTTAAACTACTTTTTATTGGGCCAGATGAATCAGAAGGCTATCTAGATGAATTGTTCGAGAAACATAAAAAAATTGAATCCAAAATTATTAGTTTAGATATAGTTGAAAATCATGAAAAATATATTGCTGCAAGCGATGTATTATGTTTGCCCAGTAGTAGTGAAGGGTTTGGGACAATCGTTATTGAAGCAGCTGCATTAGGTATTCCATGTGTTGGATTTGATATTGTAGGCCTTTCTGACTCTATTGAACATGATTATTCAGGTATTTTAGTTCCATTTAAGGATATAAATAAGTTTTCTGTAGAAATGACTAATTTATATCAAAATTCAAAAAAATTAAATGAAATGAAGTTAAATGCAAGAAGTAGAGTACTCAAATATTTTTCTGCGGATGTAATTTACTCTTTACATGACAAGTTTTATAAATCATTGTTGTAA
- a CDS encoding UDP-glucuronic acid decarboxylase family protein has product MKRVLITGGAGFLGSHLCERLLNDGHEVLCLDNYFTGAKSNIYHLLENKNFELIRHDIVEPFYAEVDEIYNLACPASPIHYQSNPIKTMKTSFYGAMNMLGLAKRTNAKILQASTSEVYGDPNVHPQKENYWGNVNPIGIRSCYDEGKRAAETLFFDFHRQNQVRIKIIRIFNTYGPRMNPEDGRVVSNFIVQALRGEDITIYGDGTQTRSFQYVDNLVEAMVRMMNTSEDVTGPINTGNPDEFTMLELAQKVIELTESKSKLIFMPLPSDDPQQRKPDISLAKEKLEGWYPDVNLESGLIKTIDYFKSII; this is encoded by the coding sequence ATGAAGAGAGTACTTATTACAGGAGGAGCAGGTTTTTTAGGGTCACATTTATGCGAAAGACTTTTAAACGATGGACACGAAGTCTTGTGTTTAGATAATTATTTTACAGGGGCAAAATCTAACATATATCATTTGTTAGAAAATAAAAATTTTGAATTGATTAGACATGATATTGTAGAGCCTTTTTATGCAGAAGTGGATGAGATTTATAACTTAGCTTGTCCAGCATCTCCAATACACTATCAATCAAATCCCATAAAAACAATGAAAACTTCTTTTTATGGAGCAATGAATATGTTAGGTTTGGCAAAAAGAACAAATGCAAAGATTTTACAAGCGTCTACTAGTGAGGTTTATGGAGACCCTAATGTACACCCTCAAAAAGAAAATTATTGGGGAAATGTAAATCCGATAGGAATTCGTTCTTGTTATGATGAAGGAAAAAGAGCCGCAGAAACGCTCTTTTTTGATTTTCACCGTCAAAACCAGGTGAGGATTAAAATCATCAGAATATTTAACACATATGGCCCAAGAATGAATCCAGAAGACGGTAGAGTTGTTTCGAATTTTATAGTGCAAGCTTTAAGAGGAGAAGATATTACTATTTATGGAGATGGAACTCAAACTCGTAGTTTTCAATATGTTGATAATTTAGTTGAGGCTATGGTTAGGATGATGAATACCTCTGAGGATGTTACAGGGCCTATAAATACAGGGAATCCAGATGAATTTACGATGCTTGAATTAGCACAAAAAGTAATTGAACTTACGGAGTCAAAATCGAAATTAATTTTTATGCCATTACCATCTGATGATCCACAGCAAAGAAAACCAGATATTTCACTAGCAAAAGAAAAATTAGAAGGATGGTATCCAGATGTTAATCTTGAAAGTGGTTTGATAAAAACTATCGATTATTTTAAATCTATTATATAA
- the rfbC gene encoding dTDP-4-dehydrorhamnose 3,5-epimerase: MKFVETGIAEVVIIEPSVFEDDRGYFLESFNKDEFEKNIGKVDFVQDNESKSIRGVLRGLHFQKPPFAQAKLVRCIKGAVIDVVVDIRTGSETYGKHITVELSEDNKKQLFIPRGFAHGFMVLSEEAIFSYKVDNSYAPAYDCGIKWDDKDLGIDWRFNEADIKLSEKDTKLQYFNEFTSPFKS, translated from the coding sequence ATGAAATTCGTAGAAACAGGGATTGCTGAAGTTGTAATTATCGAGCCTTCAGTTTTTGAAGATGACAGGGGCTATTTTTTAGAATCATTCAATAAAGATGAATTTGAGAAAAATATAGGAAAGGTAGATTTTGTTCAAGACAATGAATCTAAGTCAATTAGAGGAGTTTTAAGGGGGTTGCATTTTCAAAAACCGCCATTTGCGCAAGCAAAATTAGTAAGATGTATTAAAGGTGCTGTTATTGATGTTGTCGTTGATATTCGAACTGGTTCGGAAACATATGGAAAACATATAACAGTTGAATTATCTGAAGATAATAAAAAGCAATTATTTATACCTAGAGGGTTTGCTCATGGTTTTATGGTTTTATCTGAAGAAGCAATTTTTTCTTATAAAGTAGATAATAGTTATGCTCCAGCTTATGATTGTGGTATAAAGTGGGATGATAAAGATTTAGGTATTGACTGGAGGTTTAATGAAGCTGACATTAAGTTGTCTGAGAAAGACACAAAACTTCAATATTTTAATGAATTTACAAGCCCTTTTAAGTCTTAA
- the rfbD gene encoding dTDP-4-dehydrorhamnose reductase, with protein sequence MNVLVTGATGQLGSEIRSVSKKKRLHNFFFETSIDLDITNVLLVEKYIVKNKIELVINCAAYTFVDKAEKEYVKSFDVNALGVHNLVLALEKVNGKIIHISTDYVFNGESFIPYNESQEVRPVGVYGETKRVGEEYVLSSSIEGVVIRTSWLYSSFGSNFVKTMLHLGKERDKLGVVFDQIGSPTYARDLAELCVSLLDIEKIDLNSKLYHYSNEGVASWYDFAIAIMEMADIKCNVYPIETKEYPTPAKRPNYSLMNKAKIKKDFNIDIPYWRNSLKECIKELQKEKK encoded by the coding sequence ATGAATGTTTTAGTAACGGGTGCTACTGGCCAATTAGGGTCGGAAATAAGGAGTGTTTCTAAAAAGAAAAGGCTACACAATTTTTTTTTTGAAACTTCAATAGATCTTGATATTACTAATGTATTATTAGTAGAAAAATATATAGTTAAAAATAAAATAGAATTAGTAATAAACTGCGCAGCCTATACATTTGTGGATAAGGCTGAAAAAGAGTATGTTAAGTCATTTGATGTAAATGCTTTAGGTGTTCATAACTTAGTGTTAGCCTTAGAGAAAGTCAACGGAAAAATTATTCATATTTCTACAGATTATGTTTTTAATGGAGAAAGTTTTATACCATATAATGAAAGTCAAGAAGTAAGGCCTGTTGGAGTTTATGGAGAAACTAAAAGAGTTGGTGAGGAATATGTTTTAAGTTCGAGTATTGAGGGTGTTGTTATTAGAACGTCTTGGTTGTATTCGAGTTTTGGAAGTAATTTTGTTAAAACAATGTTGCATCTAGGTAAAGAAAGAGATAAACTTGGTGTTGTTTTTGACCAAATAGGTTCTCCAACTTACGCAAGAGATTTAGCTGAATTATGTGTAAGTTTATTGGATATAGAAAAAATTGATTTAAATTCGAAGTTGTATCATTATTCAAATGAAGGAGTTGCCTCTTGGTATGATTTTGCTATAGCCATAATGGAAATGGCAGATATTAAATGTAATGTTTATCCGATAGAAACAAAAGAGTATCCAACACCTGCAAAAAGGCCTAATTATTCTCTTATGAATAAGGCAAAGATTAAAAAAGATTTCAATATTGACATACCGTATTGGAGGAATTCATTAAAAGAATGTATTAAGGAATTACAAAAAGAAAAAAAATGA